A window from Neoarius graeffei isolate fNeoGra1 chromosome 14, fNeoGra1.pri, whole genome shotgun sequence encodes these proteins:
- the arhgap17a gene encoding rho GTPase-activating protein 17a isoform X2 translates to MKKQFNRMKQLANQTVGRAEKTEVLSDDLLQIERRMELVRVVSHNTHKRLVTCLQGQKKLPLTALSQAMQDGGSQLGEESLIGKMMEVCGEAENRLASELMQHEIQIEKDILDPLNQLAEVDIPNILKQRRQLAKLVLDYDSARTRWLQATKSIISGTNTQALTAKADSLKEEMDEAMNKMELCKDQLSADLYNFFSKEGDYARYYVMLLEAQADYHRKSLSVLESVLPTIQAQQDSWTEKPAFGTGLDEHLKRSSREIALPIEACVMMLLETGMKEEGLFRITAGASKLKKLKAALDCSTSQLEEFYSDPHAVAGALKSYLRELPEPLMTYELYDEWIQASSISDPDKRLQALWVTCDQLPKNNKANFRYLVKFLAKLAQESEINKMTPSNIAIVLGPNLLWPKTEGSLAEMAAATSVHVVTIIEPIIQHADWFFPEDVEFNVSGMFSMPTPMTNHVNHLTIPDYDSGTTERKRPSSMVAPDGDMPKRDSSKSSDTTSTPQRNGCGGSQLSVASLPPGLSGHSPQLARRAIKKPAPAPPKPASAPSGQLGSQSAAQPSCGTPQSLSPSLRPLSTHSPSSLSPTQLVIQSSTIPRRHSSNQPPLQAPNHPPPEPPSQVTPPPPQLTAVGDPGEEPSPPSTPSPPKTPPLSVVHPENASTNVPSLFQSGSLPRPRPVPKPRNRPTVPPPPQPPSVAGDTSDPNDIWSAAYKMMEPGMPFKGLGRVLIPDIAPDQQPVTQLKDSDLDSESTVL, encoded by the exons ATGAAGAAGCAGTTTAATCGGATGAAACAACTCGCCAACCAGACAGTCGGCAG AGCTGAAAAAACAGAAGTCCTCAGTGATGATCTGTTACAG ATCGAACGTCGCATGGAGCTGGTGCGGGTTGTTTCCCACAACACACACAAGAGACTGGTTACATGTCTGCAGGGGCAG AAAAAGCTCCCATTGACGGCACTGTCGCAGGCCATGCAAGATGGCGGGAGCCAACTAGGAGAAGAATCTCTTATTGG GaaaatgatggaggtgtgtggtgAGGCGGAGAACAGACTGGCGTCTgagctgatgcagcatgagattcAGATTGAGAAGGACATTTTAGACCCACTCAATCAGTTAGCTGAG GTGGACATCCCCAACATACTGAAACAGAGGAGACAACTTGCCAAGCTGGTGCTAGACTATGATTCTGCACGAACAAG ATGGTTGCAGGCAACCAAATCCATAATCTCGGGAACAAACACACAAGCACTGACAGCCAAGGCAGACTCGCTTAAAGAAGAGATGGATGAAGCAATGAACAAAATGGAGCTCTGCAAG GATCAACTCTCTGCTGATCTGTACAATTTCTTTTCAAAAGAGGGGGACTATGCACGCTACTATGTTATG TTATTAGAGGCTCAAGCGGATTACCACCGAAAATCTCTCTCTGTGCTGGAAAGCGTCCTGCCAACCATTCAGGCACAGCAAG ACTCGTGGACAGAGAAGCCAGCATTTGGAACGGGCTTGGATGAGCACCTGAAGCGGAGTAGCAGAGAGATAGCGCTGCCCATAGAGGCctgtgtaatgatgctgctggagacGGGTATGAAGGAAGAG GGTCTTTTCCGAATAACTGCAGGAGCCTCTAAACTGAAGAAGCTTAAGGCAGCACTGGACTGCTCCACGTCTCAGCTCGAGGAGTTCTACTCGGACCCACATGCAGTTGCAg GGGCTTTGAAGTCCTACCTAAGGGAACTGCCAGAGCCTCTTATGACTTATGAACTCTATGATGAGTGGATTCAGGCATCCAG TATATCTGACCCAGACAAAAGGTTACAAGCTTTATGGGTGACCTGTGATCAATTACCAAAGAACAACAAAGCCAACTTTAG GTATCTGGTGAAGTTCCTTGCTAAGCTTGCTCAAGAAAGTGAAATTAACAAGATGACCCCTAGCAACATTGCAATTGTCTTAGGACCAAATCTTTTATGGCCAAAAACAGAGgg AAGCTtggcagagatggcagctgctaCCTCTGTCCATGTCGTTACTATTATCGAGCCCATCATTCAACATGCAGACTGGTTTTTCCCTGAAG ATGTGGAGTTCAATGTATCGGGCATGTTTTCAATGCCCACTCCCATGACAAACCATGTCAACCATCTGACCATACCCGACTATGACTCGGGCACAACAGAGAGGAAGAGACCCAGTAGTATGGTGGCACCTGATGGTGACATGCCCAAACGGGACAG TTCAAAGTCAAGTGACACAACATCCACGCCTCAGAGAAATGGCTGTGGAGGTTCACAGCTGAGTGTGGCATCTCTACCACCAGGGTTATCAGGACACAGCCCTCAACTGGCACGCAGAG CTATAAAAAAGCCAGCTCCTGCTCCTCCTAAACCAGCCAGTGCACCTTCAGGGCAGCTGGGCAGCCAgtcagcagcacagccttcatgtgGGACCCCTCAGTCCCTCTCTCCATCTCTGAGACCTCTCTCCACTCACTCTCCAAGCAGTCTTAGCCCCACCCAGTTAGTAATTCAGTCTAGCACAATACCTCGGCGCCATTCAAGTAACCAGCCACCCCTCCAGGCCCCCAACCATCCACCCCCAGAACCTCCCAGCCAggtcactcctcctcctcctcagctCACAGCAGTTGGAGATCCAGGAGAGGAGCCATCTCCACCCAGTACTCCCAGTCCCCCTAAAACTCCTCCACTTTCCGTGGTCCATCCTGAAAATGCAAGCACTAATGTTCCCTCCCTGTTTCAGTCTGGCTCTCTGCCTCGGCCTCGGCCAGTGCCGAAACCACGCAACAGACCCACTGTTCCACCTCCTCCACAGCCTCCAAGTGTGGCCGGCGATACCAGTGACCCTAATGACATCTGGAGTGCTGCATACAAAATGATGG
- the arhgap17a gene encoding rho GTPase-activating protein 17a isoform X1, translating into MKKQFNRMKQLANQTVGRAEKTEVLSDDLLQIERRMELVRVVSHNTHKRLVTCLQGQKKLPLTALSQAMQDGGSQLGEESLIGKMMEVCGEAENRLASELMQHEIQIEKDILDPLNQLAEVDIPNILKQRRQLAKLVLDYDSARTRWLQATKSIISGTNTQALTAKADSLKEEMDEAMNKMELCKDQLSADLYNFFSKEGDYARYYVMLLEAQADYHRKSLSVLESVLPTIQAQQDSWTEKPAFGTGLDEHLKRSSREIALPIEACVMMLLETGMKEEGLFRITAGASKLKKLKAALDCSTSQLEEFYSDPHAVAGALKSYLRELPEPLMTYELYDEWIQASSISDPDKRLQALWVTCDQLPKNNKANFRYLVKFLAKLAQESEINKMTPSNIAIVLGPNLLWPKTEGSLAEMAAATSVHVVTIIEPIIQHADWFFPEDVEFNVSGMFSMPTPMTNHVNHLTIPDYDSGTTERKRPSSMVAPDGDMPKRDSSANKLTEHNPRRGSTLTRKQHASPAFQPPLPPVEAVSNAGSQPVAELLLQQPAPEGLGMEACQSSLALGMAALAAAQQLLAQQTEEISSKSSDTTSTPQRNGCGGSQLSVASLPPGLSGHSPQLARRAIKKPAPAPPKPASAPSGQLGSQSAAQPSCGTPQSLSPSLRPLSTHSPSSLSPTQLVIQSSTIPRRHSSNQPPLQAPNHPPPEPPSQVTPPPPQLTAVGDPGEEPSPPSTPSPPKTPPLSVVHPENASTNVPSLFQSGSLPRPRPVPKPRNRPTVPPPPQPPSVAGDTSDPNDIWSAAYKMMEPGMPFKGLGRVLIPDIAPDQQPVTQLKDSDLDSESTVL; encoded by the exons ATGAAGAAGCAGTTTAATCGGATGAAACAACTCGCCAACCAGACAGTCGGCAG AGCTGAAAAAACAGAAGTCCTCAGTGATGATCTGTTACAG ATCGAACGTCGCATGGAGCTGGTGCGGGTTGTTTCCCACAACACACACAAGAGACTGGTTACATGTCTGCAGGGGCAG AAAAAGCTCCCATTGACGGCACTGTCGCAGGCCATGCAAGATGGCGGGAGCCAACTAGGAGAAGAATCTCTTATTGG GaaaatgatggaggtgtgtggtgAGGCGGAGAACAGACTGGCGTCTgagctgatgcagcatgagattcAGATTGAGAAGGACATTTTAGACCCACTCAATCAGTTAGCTGAG GTGGACATCCCCAACATACTGAAACAGAGGAGACAACTTGCCAAGCTGGTGCTAGACTATGATTCTGCACGAACAAG ATGGTTGCAGGCAACCAAATCCATAATCTCGGGAACAAACACACAAGCACTGACAGCCAAGGCAGACTCGCTTAAAGAAGAGATGGATGAAGCAATGAACAAAATGGAGCTCTGCAAG GATCAACTCTCTGCTGATCTGTACAATTTCTTTTCAAAAGAGGGGGACTATGCACGCTACTATGTTATG TTATTAGAGGCTCAAGCGGATTACCACCGAAAATCTCTCTCTGTGCTGGAAAGCGTCCTGCCAACCATTCAGGCACAGCAAG ACTCGTGGACAGAGAAGCCAGCATTTGGAACGGGCTTGGATGAGCACCTGAAGCGGAGTAGCAGAGAGATAGCGCTGCCCATAGAGGCctgtgtaatgatgctgctggagacGGGTATGAAGGAAGAG GGTCTTTTCCGAATAACTGCAGGAGCCTCTAAACTGAAGAAGCTTAAGGCAGCACTGGACTGCTCCACGTCTCAGCTCGAGGAGTTCTACTCGGACCCACATGCAGTTGCAg GGGCTTTGAAGTCCTACCTAAGGGAACTGCCAGAGCCTCTTATGACTTATGAACTCTATGATGAGTGGATTCAGGCATCCAG TATATCTGACCCAGACAAAAGGTTACAAGCTTTATGGGTGACCTGTGATCAATTACCAAAGAACAACAAAGCCAACTTTAG GTATCTGGTGAAGTTCCTTGCTAAGCTTGCTCAAGAAAGTGAAATTAACAAGATGACCCCTAGCAACATTGCAATTGTCTTAGGACCAAATCTTTTATGGCCAAAAACAGAGgg AAGCTtggcagagatggcagctgctaCCTCTGTCCATGTCGTTACTATTATCGAGCCCATCATTCAACATGCAGACTGGTTTTTCCCTGAAG ATGTGGAGTTCAATGTATCGGGCATGTTTTCAATGCCCACTCCCATGACAAACCATGTCAACCATCTGACCATACCCGACTATGACTCGGGCACAACAGAGAGGAAGAGACCCAGTAGTATGGTGGCACCTGATGGTGACATGCCCAAACGGGACAG CTCTGCTAACAAATTAACGGAACACAATCCCCGTAGAGGCAGTACACTAACTAGAAAGCAGCACGCTTCCCCTGCCTTCCAGCCCCCTCTGCCTCCGGTGGAGGCTGTCAGTAATGCAGGAAGCCAGCCTGTAGCTGAGCTCCTGCTACAGCAGCCTGCACCAGAGGGCCTGGGTATGGAGGCCTGCCAGTCTAGCTTGGCACTGGGGATGGCAGCCCTAGCAGCAGCACAGCAGCTTCTAGCACAACAAACTGAGGAGATCAG TTCAAAGTCAAGTGACACAACATCCACGCCTCAGAGAAATGGCTGTGGAGGTTCACAGCTGAGTGTGGCATCTCTACCACCAGGGTTATCAGGACACAGCCCTCAACTGGCACGCAGAG CTATAAAAAAGCCAGCTCCTGCTCCTCCTAAACCAGCCAGTGCACCTTCAGGGCAGCTGGGCAGCCAgtcagcagcacagccttcatgtgGGACCCCTCAGTCCCTCTCTCCATCTCTGAGACCTCTCTCCACTCACTCTCCAAGCAGTCTTAGCCCCACCCAGTTAGTAATTCAGTCTAGCACAATACCTCGGCGCCATTCAAGTAACCAGCCACCCCTCCAGGCCCCCAACCATCCACCCCCAGAACCTCCCAGCCAggtcactcctcctcctcctcagctCACAGCAGTTGGAGATCCAGGAGAGGAGCCATCTCCACCCAGTACTCCCAGTCCCCCTAAAACTCCTCCACTTTCCGTGGTCCATCCTGAAAATGCAAGCACTAATGTTCCCTCCCTGTTTCAGTCTGGCTCTCTGCCTCGGCCTCGGCCAGTGCCGAAACCACGCAACAGACCCACTGTTCCACCTCCTCCACAGCCTCCAAGTGTGGCCGGCGATACCAGTGACCCTAATGACATCTGGAGTGCTGCATACAAAATGATGG